One Arthrobacter sp. B3I4 genomic window, GACCATCAACGAACCGGCCACCGTGAGCGCCAACGGGTATATGCTCGGCGTCCACGCCCCGGGAGAAGCGCACATGCTGAAGGCACTCCCGAGTGTCCACCACCAACTGCTTGGCCACGGGCTGGCGATGCAGGCGCTGCGGGCGGCGAACGTCCCCGGCGAGGTCGGCCTGACCAACGTCTATTCGCCCATGGTCGCTGCCTCCATTAATCCGCTGGACAAGGTCAGCGCCGGTCTCATGGACATGGCCCAGAACCGTCTGTACGCGGACCCGGTGCTGCTTGGCAAGTATCCGGACGCGATCCGGGCCGCCACGTTCTTCTCCTCCTTCAGCCCGTCGAAGGAGGACATGGAACTGATCTCGCAGCCCCTGGACTTCTACGGCCTGAACTACTACATGCCCACCCGCGTAGCCGCAGGTCCCGGCGACGGGGCCGTGCCACAGGGAATGGCCGAGGCCATGGGCAACGACTTGAACGGCGGCGGGTCCGGCACCCCGTTCCACGTCCAGAGCTTTCCCGACACCGAGATCACCGCCTACGGCTGGCCCATCAAGCCTGACTACATGGCCGTGGCGCTCGCGGAAATGGCCGAACGCTACCCGCAGTTGCCGCCCGTCTACATCACCGAGGGCGGCGCCAGCTTCGAGGACCTGGAAATCCACGACGGCGAGGGCCGGCTCATCGTGCCGGATGAGCGCCGGGTGCGCTACCTCGCCGAGCACATCGAGGCAGCCATCGAGGCGACCGCACCAGGTGGGGCGGCGGAATCGATCGAGCTGCGCGGCTACTACGTCTGGTCCCTGCTGGACAACTTTGAATGGTCCGCAGGCTACAAGCAGCAGTTCGGCCTGCTGCATGTGGACCGGGACACCATGGAACGCACGCCGAAGGCCTCGTTCCACTGGCTCCGGGAGCTCATGGCGGCGCGGAACCGTAAGGCCGACGCGCTGGAGGCGGAGCCAAGGGCAGACAAAGCGGCAGAGGCCGAAGCCGCCGGAAACTCCGCCGCCGGAGCCGAGCCGGCCGGAAGCCCCGCCGCCGGCTAGAGGATCTCCAGCTCCTGCAGGCGCTTGGCCATGCCGGCGCCGTCGGGGGAGTAGACCCAGGGGACGGTTGAGCTGCTGTGGTCGCCGCTCTCGGAATGACCGCCGGCCAGCACAGCCTCGCCGGTGGACAGCTGGCGGATGCCGATCGCCGCAACCCGGTCGGCGTGCTGTCGGGCGAAGTGCGAGTAGATGGCCTCGTCGTGCTGGCCGTTGTCACCGAACAGCAGCCAGCGCATGTTGGGAAACTCCTTCGCCAGCAGCTCAAGGTTCCGGCGCTTGTGGTCCTGGCCGCTGCGGAACCAACGGTCGTGAGTGAGGCCCCAGTCGGTCAGCAGCAGGGTGCCGGACGGATACATGTTGCGGGTGATGAAGCGGGCCAGCGTCGGGGCAGCGTTCCAGGGCCCGGTGGACAGGTAGATCACAGGTGCTTCCGGGTGTTCCACCAAGAGCCGGTCCATCAGGACGGCCATGCCCGGGGTTGCCATCCGGGCGCGCTCGTTGAGCACGAAGGTGTTCCAGAGCGCCAGGAAGGGCCGGGGGAGGGCCGTGACCATGATGGTGTCGTCAATGTCGGAGACGATGCCCAGCGCGGTGTCCGGGGAAATGACGTAGATCCGGGCGTGCGCCGCCTCGGTGCCTTCAGCCCGCAGCACGGCAGTGTGCCAGCCGGGCGTCAGGTTGACCGGGACCACGGTGTCCACAATGCCGCCGCGGTCTGCGTGCACTCGGGCGGTCACACCGCCGATCTCGATCTCCACCTCGACGAACTGGATGGGCACGGACGTGAAGGCACGCCAGCCACGGACGTTCTGGTTGCCGTTCTGCGCCGCCTCTTCGGCGCGGCTGCCGGCAGCCGGCTTGCTGGTGAGCACCACGCGGCCCAGCACGCGGACCCAGTCGGTGGAACCGTAGCCCTGATAGGCGATGGTCTGCGGGGTAAAGTTCCAACGGCGGGCTGCCTTAAGACGCAGGTGGTTGACCGAGTCCGAGACCAGGTGGGCAAGCCGGAAAGCCTGACTGCCCGACACCTTCTGCCCGTGCGTTGGCTCCTGTACTGGTTCCTGTGACGCCATTTCCATACCCCCTACTCTCCCACAGCGGCTGCCCGGTCCATCCAGGTTGCCGTCCTCCGTCGCCTAGGTCCCGCCCAGCAGCTCCAGCAGCGTGGCCGCGTTGCGCACCGCGTTGCCGTCGCCGTCGTTGTTGAAATACGCGTAGACATCCTTGCCCGCCGCCTGCCATTCGCTGATCCGCTCGGCCCACCAGCCCAGGTCCTGGTCGGAGTAAGAACCGGCATAAAGGTGGTCCCGGTCCGGTCCGTGCAGCCGGACATAGACAAACGGAGCGGTGGCCCGCAGGATGCACGGCAGCTGCGCTCCGCTCATGACGCAGTAAGCGGCGCCGTGCCGCTCCAGCAGCTCATAGACCGCCGGGTCATCCCAGCTGGAATGGCGGAACTCCACGCTCACCCGGATCCAGTCCGGGAGCGCGGCGAGGAAGTAGTCCAGCCGGGCATCGTCGCGGGCCAGGTCCGGCGGCAGCTGCGCCAGCAGCACCGCACGCTTGTCGCCCAGTTCGTGCCAGCACCGGGTGATGCGTTCGATCCAGACCTCCGGGTTGTACAGCTTGCGGGCGTGGGTCAGACCCCGTGGGGCTTTGACGGACATGGTGAAGCCGTGCGGCAGGCGGCGTTGCCAGCCGGCGAAAGTGGTGTCCCGGGGCCAGCGGTAGAAGCTCGCGTTCAACTCCACCGTGCTGAAACGCGCCGTGTAGTGTGCCAGCCGGTCCCGGACGGCCAGCTTCGGAGGGTAGAGCACGTTCTCCCAGTGGTCATAGCTCCAGCCGCTGGTTCCGATCCAGGCAGTTCCACGGCGCGGTGCTGCGGTTTCTGGTGCCCATGTCTGAGATTCCGGCATGCTGGGATCCTAGCCCGGACCGGCTGGCTGCGCCCGCCCCGCGCCATGCTGCGCGCCGTGCTCCTCGCCGGGAAGCTCGCCGGGAAGCCGGTCGTGTGGCACTGTAAGAATCATGGCTCGGATCGAAGATTATGCAATGGTAGGCGATCTGCATACCGCCGCCTTGATCAGCACTGAAGGCTCCATCGACTGGCTATGCCTGCCCCGTTTCGACTCACCAGCCTGTTTCAGCGCCTTACTGGACAGCCCCAAGGCCGGGCGCTGGCTGCTGGCTCCCGCGGCCGGCGGGGAATGCACCCGGCGGCGGTATCGCAAGAACAGCCTCATCCTGGAAACCGAATGGGAAACCCCGGACGGCAAGGTTCGGGTCATTGACTTCATGTCTCCCCGAGACGGGGCTGCGGACATCGTGCGGATTGTGGTGGGTATCCGTGGCACGGTGCGGATGCGGGGCGAATTGGCCTTGCGCTTCGACTACGGGAACATCGTCCCCTGGGTCCGCCACGACGAATACGGTCTCCACGCCGTCGCAGGCCCGGATGCCGCCTACCTCGTCACCGATGCACCGCTTCGGGGCGAGCATATGCAGACGGCCAGCGACTTCACCGTCAAGGCAGGGCAGCGCGTTCCGTTCGTGCTGACCTGGTCGCCCAGCCACCTCGGACGGCCGCGCCGGGTGGATCCGGAGGCAGTCCTCGAGGCGACGGAGTCGTTCTGGCTGAAGTGGTCGGACAAATGCCGGATCACCGGCCCCTACCGCGACGCCGTCATGCGGTCGTTGATCACCCTCAAGGCCCTGACCTACGCCCCGACAGGAGGCCTTGTCGCCGCGGTGACCACCTCGCTCCCGGAGGAAATCGGCGGGGAACGCAACTGGGATTACCGCTTCTGCTGGCTCCGGGACGCGACCCTGACCCTGCAGGCGCTGCTCGCCGCCGGCTACTCCGACGAAGCAGCCGCGTGGCGGGATTGGTTGCTGCGCGCTGTGGCCGGCGATCCGGCGGATCTTCAGATCATGTACGGTCTGCACGGCGAGCGACGGCTCCCCGAACTGGCGCTGGACTGGCTGGCAGGCTACGAGGGGTCCACACCCGTGCGGACCGGCAATGCCGCCGCCGGGCAGCTGCAGCTTGACGTCTGGGGCGAGGTGCTGGACGGCCTGGCCCTGACCCGGAACTCACTGCTGCACCAACCGGACGAGTCCTGGGACGTCCAGGTGGCGCTGATGGAGCATCTTGAGACCGCCTGGGACCAGCCGGACAACGGCCTCTGGGAGATGCGCGGACCGCGCCGCCACTTCACCTATTCCAAGGTGATGTGCTGGGTGGCGGCGGACCGCATGGTCAAGGGGGTCCGGGACTTCGACCTAGCGGGACCAGCGGACCGGTGGGAAGCCCTGCGGGACAAGATCCACGCTGACGTGATGGCTAACGGCTTTGACGCCGAACGCAACACCTTCGTGCAGTCCTATGGCCGGCCTGAACTTGACGCGAGCCTGCTGCTCATTCCGCGGGTGGGTTTCCTGGCCCCCGATGACCCGCGGGTGATCGGCACTATCGATGCGATACAACGGGAGCTCACCCACGACGGCTTCCTGCTGCGCTACCGGGTTGACCAAAGCGACGACGGCCTCCCCGGCGAAGAAGGCGTCTTCCTGGCCTGCTCCTTCTGGCTTGTCGAGGCCCTTTTGGGTGCAGGCCGCCGCCCCGAAGCCACGAAGCTCTTCGAGCGGCTGCTGTCGCTGCGCAACGACGTCGGACTCCTGAGCGAGGAGTGGGGCGTGAACGAGAACCGGCAACTGGGAAACACGCCGCAGGCGTTCAGCCATTTCGCTCTGGTGCGGAGCGCCCTGCAGCTGCAATCACACGATATGCAGCGCAGCGACAGGCCCCTGCACCGGCACTGAGTGGCGCGGACGGCTGCCGTCCGGTTAGCCCCCGCGGCGGCCGGCAGGACTTTCCTATAGCGCCTAGATAAGTATACTTACTAATATCCCCACGAGGGGTGCAGGATTGAAGGAGTATGCGATGGCGGGATATTTCGAGGTCGTGGATGCGCCCGACGGCGGGTACCGCATCCGGATGGTGGATGCCGCAGGGGACTTGATGGCTGTTTCCGTCACCTTCCCAACGAAGCGCGCGGCCGTGGCGGGGATTGCCCAGGCCCGCGAGATCGCCGGCACAGGCCTGATTCGCGACCGCAGTGGCGACGGCCAACAAGCGATTCTGGCCTCGATGGCCAAACGCCGGACCGGCGGCGGCGCCGGCCGCGGTTCCTCCCTTTCCGGCGGCACCCTGGCGGGAGTGAAGCGTACCCGTGCCCATAACTAACTCCTCAACCCCCCAGCACACGGCAGCGGTCCTCTTCGACGTTGACGGAACGCTGATCGACTCCTCCTACATCCACACCCTCGCGTGGTGGCGCGCCTTCCGCCAGGCCGGGTACGACGTGCCGATGGCCAGCATCCACCGCTCGGTGGGCATGGGCGGGGACAAAATCCTCGACAGCCTGCTGCCGAAGGACCGGGATACCGACGAGGACGCGGACATCATGACGTCGCACGCTGCCGTGTTCTCCACCTACTGGCCTTCACTCCGCCGGCTCGATGGTGCCCGTGAATTGCTGGCGCAATGCCATGACAGCGGCCTGGCCGTCGCCCTCGCGTCGTCCGCCCGCGGCGTCGATCTGGAGGTGCTGCGCGCCACGATCGACGCGGACGCCTTCATTCACGCGGCGACGAGCTCGGCAGATGCCGAAGAAAGCAAGCCCGCGCCGGACATTCTCGTGGCCGCGCTCAAGGCTGTTGACGTTTCTGCCGAGAACGCCGTCTATGTGGGCGACGCCGTCTGGGATATCTACGCGGCCGGTGCCCTGAACATCCCTGCGATCGGCCTGACCTGCGGCGGTACCAGCGAAGCCGAACTCAGGGAGGCCGGCGCGGTAGAGGTTTATGAGAACCCGCGCGAGCTGCTTGATAACCTCGCCGGCAGCGCCATCGGCAAGCTGGCCGCCCGCGCCCGCTGAACCCTGGCTGACGCCGGACGCCCGATCGGTACCCGTTTACCCCGGGCCGATGCCCGGCAATCCTGGCCGGCGCCGGTGACCCGCGCCCGTCAACCTGGACCCGATGCGGCGCCGTAGCCGCACTCCGGTGTCCCTCCCAAATTTTCCCTCCAGTCCGCGACCGAAAGGCAAGCACATGAAGGCACTAACTTGGCAGGGCAAACGCTCGCTGAAAGTTAAAGAAGTTCCCGATCCGGTGATCCAGGAACCCACGGATGCGATCGTGCGCATCACATCGACGGCCGTCTGCGGCTCCGACCTGCACCTCTATGAGGTCCTCGGCCCCTATATGCACAAGAACGACATCATCGGCCACGAGCCCATGGGCGTCGTCGTGGAGGTCGGCAGTGGGGTCACTAACCTTGCGGTCGGTGACCGCGTCGTCATTCCGTTCAACATCTCCTGCGGCCACTGCTTCATGTGCAGCATGGGCCTGCAGTCGCAGTGCGAAACCACGCAGGTCAAAGAAAAAGGGTCCGGAGCCTCCCTCTTCGGGTTCTCCGAGCTGTACGGCTCCGTGCCGGGCGGTCAGGCGGAATACCTGCGGGTGCCGCACGCCGACTACGGGCCCATCAAGGTCGGTTCCGAGCTTCCCGATGAGCGCTACCTCTTCCTCTCGGACATCCTGCCCACCGCTTGGCAGGGCGTGAAATACGCGGATACGCCCGAAGGCGGCACCCTCGCGGTGATGGGACTGGGCCCGGTGGGACAGTTCGCCACCCGGATCGGTAAGCACTTCGGCCTGCGGGTCATCGGCGTGGACCCCGTTCCGGAGCGCCGGGCCATGGCGGAACGGCACGGGGTGGAAACCCTGGACTTCTCCAAGGAGGTCGCGGATGAGATGCGGTCGATGACGCAGGGCCGGGGACCCGACTCCGTGGTCGATGCCGTCGGCATGGAGGCGCACGCCTCACCCGTGGCGGCGTTCGCCCAGCAGGCGGCCGGGCTGCTGCCGGACAAGCTGGCGCAGAAGACCTTCGAGACTGCCGGGGTGGACCGGCTGTCGGCGCTGCACACCGCGCTGGACGCGGTCCGGCGCGGTGGCACCGTGTCGCTGAGCGGTGTTTACGGCGGCGAAGCCTCCCCGATGCCGCTGATGTCCATGTTCGACAAGCAGATTCAGCTGCGGATGGGCCAGTGCAACGTGCGCCGCTGGACCGAGGACCTGATGCCGCTGGTCGAGGCCGACGCCGACCCGCTGGGCGTGATGGACCTCGTTACGCACGAGGCCAGCCTGGAGGAGGCCCCGGCAATGTACGAGAAGTTCCAGAAGAAGCAGGATGGCTGCATCAAGGTGGTGCTGAAGCCCTAACGGCCTGCGCAGCTCATTCACCGCCTGGCGGCCGTCTCAGCGGGCCTGGCCTTTCCTGTTCCAGAGTTTCAGGAAGGCCCGCTCGGAGGCGGCCGCCAGGCTTTCCTCTTTCGCGTGCAGCCGCCCGTAGCTGAAGCCATCCTCCCCGCTGCGCAGCGCGCGGCCGGCCAGCTCCGCCAGGTACTCCCGGGCGACCACGCTGTCCTGATGCTGGCCGAGCAGTTCCTGGATCTTGCGTGCCCTCTTCGCCGTCCGCTTCGCCCGCCGGCGCCGCTTCTTGCCGGGCTTAGGACCGGCAGGCGTGCCCTTCTCCCCGGTTCGGACCCGGACCCGGGGCAGCGAAGCGGCCAGTTCAGCGGCGTAACGCAGCCGCTTGGCGGCCTTGCGGACCTCGTGCAGCCCGGCGTCCCGGGCGGGGCCGCCGTCGTGCTTCCGGTCCGGAAGGCCGGCGACCTGCCGCATCAGCCGGCGCTCGTCCCTGGCCATCACCTTGCGGAGTGTTTTGCCGGGATCCCCGGCTGCTTTTGCCGAGAGCGGGGCGGCGGCCAGCAGCTGATCCAGACCCACCAGCAGCCGGGCGTAGCGTTCGCTCGCGAGGGCCTCCCGTGCGGCATTAACGCCGTCGGCAGCACGGGCATCCAGGTCCACGTCGATGCGCCGGGCAGCCGGGCCGATCCCCTGGCCTGGCAGTCCTGAGCCGCAGTCCGGGGGCTTGGGCTCGCCGGCCACCAGGGCGGCCAGGCGTGCCTTGACGACGCCTGGGTCCCGGGCTTCGCCGAGCAGCCCGGAGAGCCAGCGAAGTTCGTCGCGGACCGGCTCCACGGCGCCGTCCGCGAACAGCGGCCGGCCTGACGCCAGCAGCGAGCGGAGCCGCCGGGCGGCGACCCGCATCTGGTGAACGTCCTCCGGCCGCGCTGCTAGGACCCCTGGTGCGTGCCGGCGCAGTTCGGCGAGCTGCTGTTCGAGGTAGGCCAGCAGGACCTGGCCCGCAGTGGTTGCCACGCTTCACTTTACGTCTTCGCCCCGGGCTTCCGGCGGGAACCGGCGCAGACGGCGCTGCCCCGCGAGATGACACTTCACGGCAATGTTGGCGCCCGGCACTGCCGTGACCTGCCAACTCGGCATAGGCTGACCGGGACCGTCATCCATCCGGCCATCCAGGGAGCACCGCATGACACACCACCACCTCGGCCCGGTTGCCGTCATCACCGGAGCCGGTTCCGGGATCGGCAGGGCAGTGGCACGGCTCATGCTGGCCGAAGGCTACCGCGTGGTGCTGGCCGGCCGCCGGGAGGCGCCCCTGCTGGAGACCGGGGCAGGACACGCCCAGGCGCTCGCCGTTCCCTGCGACGTGACCCGGCCCGACGACGTCGAACGGCTTTTCGCCACGGCGCTGGAGCGCTGGGGAAGGGTCGATGTGCTGTTCAACAACGCCGGCGTGTTCGGGCCCGCCGCGTCAGTGGACGAGATCAGCACCGCGGACTGGGACGCCACCGTGGCCGTGAACCTGACCGGCGCCATGCTTTGTGCCGCCGCGGCGGTCCGCGCCATGAAAGCCCAGAGCCCACAGGGCGGTCGGATCATCAACAACGGCTCGATCGCGGCGCATTCTCCCCGGCCCCGGACTGTCGCCTACACCGTTACCAAGCACGCCATCACCGGGCTGACGAAAAGCATTGAACTGGATGGCCGCGGCTTTGGCATCACCTGCGGCCAGATCGACATCGGGAACACCGCTACGGAGCTGATGGCTGAGATTGGGGTCGACGACGGTGCCCTCCAGGCCGACGGCAGCCGCCGTCCGGAGCCAACCTTCCCGGTGGCGGAGGCGGCCCGCGCCGTGCTGCTGATGGGCGGGATGCCGGCCTCTGCGAGCGTCGGTTCGCTGCTGATCACCGCCGCTGGGATGCCGTTCGTGGGCCGCGGCTGACGGCGAACGCGTCCGCCTCCGGGCCGCCCGGAAGGCGCCGGCTAGAGC contains:
- a CDS encoding App1 family protein translates to MEMASQEPVQEPTHGQKVSGSQAFRLAHLVSDSVNHLRLKAARRWNFTPQTIAYQGYGSTDWVRVLGRVVLTSKPAAGSRAEEAAQNGNQNVRGWRAFTSVPIQFVEVEIEIGGVTARVHADRGGIVDTVVPVNLTPGWHTAVLRAEGTEAAHARIYVISPDTALGIVSDIDDTIMVTALPRPFLALWNTFVLNERARMATPGMAVLMDRLLVEHPEAPVIYLSTGPWNAAPTLARFITRNMYPSGTLLLTDWGLTHDRWFRSGQDHKRRNLELLAKEFPNMRWLLFGDNGQHDEAIYSHFARQHADRVAAIGIRQLSTGEAVLAGGHSESGDHSSSTVPWVYSPDGAGMAKRLQELEIL
- a CDS encoding zinc-dependent alcohol dehydrogenase, coding for MKALTWQGKRSLKVKEVPDPVIQEPTDAIVRITSTAVCGSDLHLYEVLGPYMHKNDIIGHEPMGVVVEVGSGVTNLAVGDRVVIPFNISCGHCFMCSMGLQSQCETTQVKEKGSGASLFGFSELYGSVPGGQAEYLRVPHADYGPIKVGSELPDERYLFLSDILPTAWQGVKYADTPEGGTLAVMGLGPVGQFATRIGKHFGLRVIGVDPVPERRAMAERHGVETLDFSKEVADEMRSMTQGRGPDSVVDAVGMEAHASPVAAFAQQAAGLLPDKLAQKTFETAGVDRLSALHTALDAVRRGGTVSLSGVYGGEASPMPLMSMFDKQIQLRMGQCNVRRWTEDLMPLVEADADPLGVMDLVTHEASLEEAPAMYEKFQKKQDGCIKVVLKP
- a CDS encoding GH1 family beta-glucosidase encodes the protein MKASAHDLAAILPPGFTMGVATAAFQIEGALDEDGRGPSGWDVFAAMPGSIVNDHSPAMACDHYHRMPEDVALMKELGIDSYRFSLSWPRIQPGGSGPVNPKGLDFYDRLIDLLLANGISPMATLYHWDTPLELDEAGGWMNRDTAYRLGEFAAIAAAAYGDRVVRWVTINEPATVSANGYMLGVHAPGEAHMLKALPSVHHQLLGHGLAMQALRAANVPGEVGLTNVYSPMVAASINPLDKVSAGLMDMAQNRLYADPVLLGKYPDAIRAATFFSSFSPSKEDMELISQPLDFYGLNYYMPTRVAAGPGDGAVPQGMAEAMGNDLNGGGSGTPFHVQSFPDTEITAYGWPIKPDYMAVALAEMAERYPQLPPVYITEGGASFEDLEIHDGEGRLIVPDERRVRYLAEHIEAAIEATAPGGAAESIELRGYYVWSLLDNFEWSAGYKQQFGLLHVDRDTMERTPKASFHWLRELMAARNRKADALEAEPRADKAAEAEAAGNSAAGAEPAGSPAAG
- a CDS encoding SDR family oxidoreductase; amino-acid sequence: MTHHHLGPVAVITGAGSGIGRAVARLMLAEGYRVVLAGRREAPLLETGAGHAQALAVPCDVTRPDDVERLFATALERWGRVDVLFNNAGVFGPAASVDEISTADWDATVAVNLTGAMLCAAAAVRAMKAQSPQGGRIINNGSIAAHSPRPRTVAYTVTKHAITGLTKSIELDGRGFGITCGQIDIGNTATELMAEIGVDDGALQADGSRRPEPTFPVAEAARAVLLMGGMPASASVGSLLITAAGMPFVGRG
- a CDS encoding CHAD domain-containing protein produces the protein MATTAGQVLLAYLEQQLAELRRHAPGVLAARPEDVHQMRVAARRLRSLLASGRPLFADGAVEPVRDELRWLSGLLGEARDPGVVKARLAALVAGEPKPPDCGSGLPGQGIGPAARRIDVDLDARAADGVNAAREALASERYARLLVGLDQLLAAAPLSAKAAGDPGKTLRKVMARDERRLMRQVAGLPDRKHDGGPARDAGLHEVRKAAKRLRYAAELAASLPRVRVRTGEKGTPAGPKPGKKRRRRAKRTAKRARKIQELLGQHQDSVVAREYLAELAGRALRSGEDGFSYGRLHAKEESLAAASERAFLKLWNRKGQAR
- a CDS encoding DUF72 domain-containing protein; this translates as MPESQTWAPETAAPRRGTAWIGTSGWSYDHWENVLYPPKLAVRDRLAHYTARFSTVELNASFYRWPRDTTFAGWQRRLPHGFTMSVKAPRGLTHARKLYNPEVWIERITRCWHELGDKRAVLLAQLPPDLARDDARLDYFLAALPDWIRVSVEFRHSSWDDPAVYELLERHGAAYCVMSGAQLPCILRATAPFVYVRLHGPDRDHLYAGSYSDQDLGWWAERISEWQAAGKDVYAYFNNDGDGNAVRNAATLLELLGGT
- a CDS encoding DUF1508 domain-containing protein, with protein sequence MAGYFEVVDAPDGGYRIRMVDAAGDLMAVSVTFPTKRAAVAGIAQAREIAGTGLIRDRSGDGQQAILASMAKRRTGGGAGRGSSLSGGTLAGVKRTRAHN
- a CDS encoding HAD family hydrolase, which codes for MTNSSTPQHTAAVLFDVDGTLIDSSYIHTLAWWRAFRQAGYDVPMASIHRSVGMGGDKILDSLLPKDRDTDEDADIMTSHAAVFSTYWPSLRRLDGARELLAQCHDSGLAVALASSARGVDLEVLRATIDADAFIHAATSSADAEESKPAPDILVAALKAVDVSAENAVYVGDAVWDIYAAGALNIPAIGLTCGGTSEAELREAGAVEVYENPRELLDNLAGSAIGKLAARAR
- a CDS encoding glycoside hydrolase family 15 protein — translated: MARIEDYAMVGDLHTAALISTEGSIDWLCLPRFDSPACFSALLDSPKAGRWLLAPAAGGECTRRRYRKNSLILETEWETPDGKVRVIDFMSPRDGAADIVRIVVGIRGTVRMRGELALRFDYGNIVPWVRHDEYGLHAVAGPDAAYLVTDAPLRGEHMQTASDFTVKAGQRVPFVLTWSPSHLGRPRRVDPEAVLEATESFWLKWSDKCRITGPYRDAVMRSLITLKALTYAPTGGLVAAVTTSLPEEIGGERNWDYRFCWLRDATLTLQALLAAGYSDEAAAWRDWLLRAVAGDPADLQIMYGLHGERRLPELALDWLAGYEGSTPVRTGNAAAGQLQLDVWGEVLDGLALTRNSLLHQPDESWDVQVALMEHLETAWDQPDNGLWEMRGPRRHFTYSKVMCWVAADRMVKGVRDFDLAGPADRWEALRDKIHADVMANGFDAERNTFVQSYGRPELDASLLLIPRVGFLAPDDPRVIGTIDAIQRELTHDGFLLRYRVDQSDDGLPGEEGVFLACSFWLVEALLGAGRRPEATKLFERLLSLRNDVGLLSEEWGVNENRQLGNTPQAFSHFALVRSALQLQSHDMQRSDRPLHRH